The Henckelia pumila isolate YLH828 chromosome 2, ASM3356847v2, whole genome shotgun sequence genome includes a window with the following:
- the LOC140881103 gene encoding low-specificity L-threonine aldolase 1-like — protein sequence MVTRRVDMRSDTVTKPTETMRAAMAMAEVDDDVLGFDPTAARLEAEMARIMGKEAALFVPSGTMANLISVLTHCQIRGSEVILGDYSHIFIYENGGISTIGGVHPRTVKNNDDGTMDIDLIENAIRDPKFDICYPTTRLICLENSQAHFGGRCLSVEYTDKVGELAKKHGLKLHIDGARIFNASVALGVPVRRLVQAADSVTACLSKGLGAPAGTLISGSKSFIAKARILRKTLGGGMRQVGILCAAGLVALQENVAKLENDHKNAKILAKGISEIKGLKVDVATVETNIVYVEVSKDSSVTETELLEILEARGIHAMQEGPRMIRLVVHHQISESDVNYAVSCFQKAVSGSAAENGGN from the exons tgtactaGGTTTCGATCCAACTGCGGCTCGACTCGAAGCAGAAATGGCAAGAATCATGGGCAAAGAAGCGGCCTTATTCGTGCCTTCGGGCACTATGGCTAATCTTATCAGCGTGCTTACCCACTGTCAAATCCGGGGGAGTGAAGTAATCCTCGGAGATTATTCTCATATCTTCATTTATGAAAATGGCGGCATTTCCACCATTGGAGGTGTTCATCCAAGAACTGTGAAGAACAACGATGACGGGACAATGGATATTGATCTGATTGAAAATGCGATACGGGATCCAAAGTTTGATATCTGTTACCCTACTACCAGGCTCATCTGCTTGGAGAATTCACAGGCTCA CTTTGGGGGCCGATGCCTTTCGGTAGAGTATACAGATAAAGTTGGAGAGCTCGCAAAGAAGCATGGTTTAAAGCTTCACATTGATGGTGCTCGCATTTTCAATGCATCTGTG GCCCTTGGAGTTCCAGTTCGTAGGCTCGTGCAGGCTGCTGATTCTGTGACG GCTTGTCTATCGAAAGGTCTTGGTGCTCCAGCTGGAACACTAATTTCTGGTTCAAAAAGCTTCATTGCCAAG GCAAGAATTCTTAGGAAGACATTAGGTGGTGGCATGAGACAGGTCGGTATACTATGTGCTGCCGGTTTAGTTGCATTACAAGAAAATGTGGCAAAGCTTGAAAACGACCACAAAAATGCCAAGATTCTGGCCA AGGGGATTAGCGAGATTAAAGGGCTAAAAGTTGATGTAGCTACTGTGGAAACCAACATT GTGTATGTCGAGGTCTCAAAGGATTCAAGCGTCACAGAAACGGAACTGCTTGAGATTCTCGAAGCACGCGGTATACACGCGATGCAAGAAGGCCCTCGCAT GATTAGGCTAGTGGTTCATCATCAAATCTCAGAAAGTGATGTTAACTATGCAGTGTCTTGCTTCCAG AAAGCTGTAAGTGGTTCCGCAGCTGAAAATGGTGGCAATTGA